In a single window of the Elaeis guineensis isolate ETL-2024a chromosome 8, EG11, whole genome shotgun sequence genome:
- the LOC105050591 gene encoding subtilisin-like serine-protease S: MAPWGTIYFLFLSVLLAELSFCIASQAYIIYMGSRSIDDPDEVLRQNHQMLAAVHGGSIEKAQASHIYSYSNGFRGLAAKLTEEQASKMAEMPGVVSVFPNKKRILHTTHSWDFMGLAADEAMEIPGFSTKNQENVIIGFIDTGIWPQSPSFNDVGMPPVPSRWKGDCQGGEPPSNFTCNKKIIGARYYLRGYEAEEESKGLTSDSDITVNFKSPRDSSGHGSHTASTAAGRYVMNMNYNGLAAGGARGGVPMARIAVYKTCWDSGCFDADLLAAFDDAIKDGVDILSVSLGPESPQGDYFSDAISIGSFHAHSHGILVVSSVGNEGTRGSATNLAPWMLTVAASSTDRDFATHVLLGDGTSLVGESLDTFQMNRSARTISASEANAGYFTPYQSSFCLDSSLNRTKASGKILICRHIDSSSESRVAKSLVVKNAGGVGMILINELEDNVAIPFAIPAASVGRVAGDKILSYVNHTRRPRSLILPTKTVFGSRPAPRVAAFSSRGPNSLTPEILKPDIMAPGLNILAAWSPAKQNINFNILSGTSMSCPHVTGLVALIKAVHPSWSPSAIKSAIMTTATILDKNGNVITADPEGHAGTPFDYGSGFPDPKRALDPGLIYNAEPEDYKAFLCSIGYDDKSLQLVTGDNSVCTKPAPAASNLNYPSITIPDLKGSYSVTRTVTNVGEPRSIYHAILSHPAGINVTVVPKVLVFERYGQKMNFTVKFRVAAPSKGYVFGSLSWKAEKIQVTSPLVVRVQSSDTGLS, encoded by the exons ATGGCTCCATGGGGTACCATATACTTTCTGTTCCTCTCTGTGTTACTGGCAGAGTTAAGCTTCTGCATTGCATCACAG GCTTATATCATTTATATGGGAAGCAGAAGCATTGATGACCCAGACGAGGTATTGAGACAGAATCACCAAATGCTCGCTGCTGTTCATGGAGGAAG CATCGAGAAAGCACAGGCATCCCACATATACAGTTACAGCAACGGTTTCAGAGGATTGGCAGCGAAGTTAACTGAAGAGCAAGCTTCAAAAATGGCTG AAATGCCTGGTGTGGTTTCAGTGTTCCCGAACAAGAAGAGAATCCTTCATACTACACATTCATGGGATTTCATGGGTCTTGCAGCTGACGAGGCAATGGAAATTCCAGGCTTCTCTACGAAGAACCAAGAGAATGTCATCATCGGTTTCATCGACACAG GAATATGGCCACAATCACCCAGTTTCAACGATGTTGGGATGCCTCCGGTGCCTTCAAGATGGAAAGGAGACTGCCAAGGTGGAGAGCCACCTTCAAATTTCACCTGCAACAA GAAAATTATTGGAGCAAGGTATTATCTCCGGGGTTATGAAGCAGAAGAAGAGAGCAAGGGGCTCACCTCAGATTCAGATATAACTGTTAACTTTAAATCTCCTAGAGACAGCTCTGGCCATGGTAGCCACACGGCCTCCACAGCTGCGGGGCGATATGTGATGAACATGAATTATAATGGTTTGGCTGCTGGAGGAGCGAGGGGAGGGGTGCCGATGGCTAGGATTGCAGTCTACAAGACCTGTTGGGACTCAGGTTGTTTCGATGCTGATTTACTAGCTGcctttgatgatgcaatcaaagatgGGGTAGACATTCTGTCTGTATCTCTTGGCCCCGAGTCTCCTCAGGGAGATTATTTCAGTGATGCAATCTCCATAGGTTCATTTCATGCACATAGCCATGGCATCCTGGTTGTTTCTTCTGTTGGTAATGAAGGAACTCGAGGCTCTGCGACTAACCTCGCACCATGGATGCTCACCGTAGCTGCCAGTTCGACTGATAGAGATTTTGCTACTCATGTCTTACTTGGAGATGGGACTTCTTTAGTG GGTGAAAGTCTTGATACCTTTCAGATGAACAGATCAGCCAGGACCATTTCGGCTTCAGAAGCCAATGCTGGGTACTTCACTCCATACCAGTCAAG TTTCTGTTTGGATAGCTCCTTGAATAGAACAAAGGCAAGTGGGAAGATTCTTATTTGCCGCCATATAGATAGTTCTTCTGAATCAAGGGTGGCAAAGAGTTTGGTGGTGAAGAACGCCGGGGGAGTTGGTATGATTCTGATAAATGAATTGGAAGATAACGTTGCCATTCCCTTTGCCATCCCTGCAGCTTCTGTTGGAAGAGTAGCTGGCGACAAAATTCTGTCTTACGTTAACCACACGAG GAGACCAAGATCTCTAATTTTGCCAACGAAGACCGTTTTCGGATCTCGACCAGCACCTCGAGTGGCAGCTTTTTCTTCCAGAGGTCCCAATTCTTTGACACCAGAGATTTTGAAG CCTGACATCATGGCTCCTGGACTGAACATCTTAGCAGCTTGGTCTCCTGCGAAACAGAACATAAACTTCAATATCCTCTCTGGAACTTCCATGTCTTGTCCCCATGTAACAGGTTTGGTGGCTTTGATCAAAGCTGTGCATCCATCATGGTCTCCTTCAGCGATCAAGTCGGCAATAATGACAACAG CAACTATATTGGATAAGAACGGCAATGTCATAACAGCAGACCCTGAAGGACATGCTGGAACTCCATTTGATTATGGCTCTGGCTTCCCAGATCCTAAGAGAGCTCTGGACCCTGGCCTAATCTACAATGCAGAACCAGAAGATTACAAAGCTTTCCTTTGTTCGATAGGCTATGATGACAAGTCCCTACAACTAGTGACTGGAGATAACAGTGTGTGCACCAAGCCTGCCCCAGCTGCTTCTAACCTGAACTATCCATCAATTACAATACCAGATCTCAAGGGAAGCTACTCGGTCACCCGAACTGTGACAAATGTGGGAGAACCCAGAAGCATATATCATGCTATACTCTCTCATCCTGCTGGCATCAATGTTACAGTGGTTCCCAAGGTTCTTGTATTTGAAAGATATGGTCAGAAGATGAATTTCACAGTGAAGTTCAGGGTGGCTGCACCTTCAAAGGGCTATGTGTTTGGATCCTTGTCTTGGAAAGCAGAAAAAATTCAGGTAACCAGCCCTTTGGTGGTCAGAGTTCAATCCTCTGATACAGGCTTGTCCTGA
- the LOC105050590 gene encoding wall-associated receptor kinase 2-like, giving the protein MLCCIIYLNNFTQASAMGSHPLANLPCLLFLLLLPSSSHPTHDCPQRCGGIDIPFPFGIGPNCSLPGFQVSCGHQSQTPLPYLADTQLRILSISISNGEIRVDSAPFIATDCSNGRHALATISLPFDGPFTISGASNRFVAIGCDTVAVVADGGTFTSGCVSLCSTRESILSPGGACSGVGCCEAAMPRGRRYLSMGAGNMFGYVNVSTFDNCSYSFVVERGGYEFREEDLREFPRRASIAMRLEWAVGDDGGGGCGENAYRLPAVRGSGYLCNCSEGFAGNPYLNGSGGCQDVNECKDPETSPCVNGARCNNKIPGYNCKCPFGSTGDGTKHGSGCRKIFQIVEAVLGTCVGIVVMLFCGLWFYFGLKKRALIKLKEKYFHQNGGLLLEQQLSTREGTNCARIFSAEELKQATCNYDNARILGTGAYGTVYKGVLEDGTTVAIKKSKVMDQSQIDQFINEVVILTQINHRNVVRLLGCCLETKVPMLVYEFISNGTLYKHIHDRGLNDPIPWRARLRIATETAEALAYLHSAASMVIFHRDVKSSNILLDDNYTAKMSDFGISRLLPLDQTQVPTLVQGTFGYLDPEYLQTNQLTAKSDVYSFGVVLAELLTGQKPVSFQRSREDSNLAMYFLSSLKCKDLKDFIERDVKREASVEQLSAVSELARKCLLLRGEKRPTMKEVAQELLIIAGIGSHGGDETEEESELPMNNRSSS; this is encoded by the exons ATGCTATGTTGCATCATATATCTAAATAATTTCACCCAAGCCTCTGCCATGGGATCCCATCCATTGGCCAACCTTCCATgccttctcttccttctcctcctcccgtCCTCCTCCCACCCCACCCATGACTGCCCCCAACGGTGCGGTGGCATCGATATCCCATTCCCTTTCGGCATCGGCCCCAACTGTTCCCTCCCTGGCTTCCAAGTCTCCTGCGGCCACCAGTCTCAAACCCCACTCCCATACCTTGCCGACACCCAACTCCGAATCCTCTCCATCTCCATCTCCAACGGCGAAATCCGCGTGGACTCCGCTCCCTTCATTGCCACCGACTGCAGCAACGGCCGCCACGCCCTCGCCACCATCTCCCTCCCCTTCGACGGGCCCTTCACCATCTCTGGCGCCTCGAACCGCTTCGTGGCCATCGGGTGCGACACCGTGGCGGTGGTCGCCGATGGCGGCACGTTCACGAGTGGTTGCGTGTCGCTCTGTTCGACCCGAGAGAGCATCCTGAGCCCCGGCGGGGCGTGTTCGGGCGTCGGCTGCTGCGAGGCGGCGATGCCGAGGGGGAGGAGGTATCTTAGCATGGGTGCTGGCAATATGTTTGGCTATGTTAATGTCTCCACGTTCGACAATTGCAGCTATTCGTTTGTGGTGGAGAGGGGAGGGTATGAGTTCAGGGAGGAGGATCTGAGGGAGTTTCCTCGACGGGCGAGCATCGCCATGAGGTTGGAGTGGGCGGTGGGAGACGACGGAGGCGGGGGGTGTGGGGAGAATGCTTACCGTTTGCCGGCGGTTAGAGGGAGTGGGTATCTTTGCAACTGCTCCGAGGGGTTCGCTGGGAATCCTTATCTTAATGGCTCTGGTGGTTGCCAAG ATGTTAATGAGTGCAAAGATCCAGAAACCAGCCCTTGTGTCAATGGAGCTCGTTGCAATAACAAAATCCCTGGATATAATTGCAAATGCCCATTCGGTAGTACTGGAGATGGAACCAAGCATGGATCTGGTTGTAGAAAGATCTTCCAAATCGTCGAAGCTGTTTTAGGTACTTGTGTGGGCATTGTAGTGATGCTTTTTTGCGGGTTATGGTTCTATTTTGGGCTGAAGAAGCGTGCACTCATCAAGCTGAAGGAGAAATATTTTCACCAGAATGGAGGTCTGCTATTAGAGCAGCAACTCTCAACACGAGAAGGCACTAATTGTGCTAGAATTTTCTCTGCAGAAGAGCTCAAACAAGCCACCTGCAACTATGACAATGCTAGAATTCTAGGCACGGGAGCATATGGCACTGTCTACAAAGGAGTCCTCGAGGATGGCACGACGGTTGCCATCAAGAAGTCCAAAGTAATGGATCAGAGCCAGATCGATCAATTCATCAACGAGGTCGTCATCCTTACCCAGATCAACCATCGCAACGTTGTGAGGCTCTTGGGTTGTTGCTTGGAGACCAAGGTCCCAATGCTGGTCTATGAGTTCATTTCTAATGGCACTCTTTATAAGCACATCCATGACCGTGGTCTCAATGACCCCATCCCTTGGAGGGCTCGCTTGAGGATTGCAACCGAGACAGCAGAAGCACTTGCCTACTTGCATTCAGCTGCTTCAATGGTTATATTCCACAGAGATGTCAAGTCCTCGAATATACTACTGGATGACAATTATACTGCCAAGATGTCTGATTTCGGGATCTCAAGATTACTCCCATTGGATCAAACGCAGGTGCCAACATTGGTGCAAGGGACTTTTGGATACTTGGATCCTGAGTACTTGCAGACCAACCAGCTGACGGCAAAAAGCGATGTATATAGCTTTGGAGTTGTTCTTGCTGAGCTTTTGACAGGGCAGAAGCCCGTATCTTTCCAGAGATCGAGGGAGGATAGCAATCTGGCAATGTATTTCTTGTCGTCGCTGAAGTGTAAGGATCTGAAGGATTTTATAGAGAGGGATGTGAAGAGAGAAGCCAGTGTAGAGCAGTTGAGTGCTGTATCAGAGTTGGCTAGGAAGTGCCTTCTCTTGAGGGGGGAAAAGAGGCCAACCATGAAGGAAGTAGCCCAAGAGCTGCTTATCATTGCTGGAATTGGAAGTCATGGTGGAGATGAGACTGAGGAAGAGAGTGAGCTACCAATGAACAACAGATCCTCGTCATAG
- the LOC105050458 gene encoding uncharacterized protein, translating into MQDPQIMPLKEASNQKPRKKKSLNQMAPAIQMKAGTGGGKEASHPPGKMQKKSKRSLKNDVSPPFQQTDTSTPDSLLDASGSKDEYRTLRRKYLLLEEESFSLGRELSEVEAEVKTLEDEKSALLDQLVVLEGLMDASEIQAPGGL; encoded by the coding sequence ATGCAAGATCCACAAATTATGCCACTAAAGGAAGCCTCCAATCAGAAGCCACGAAAGAAGAAATCATTGAACCAAATGGCTCCTGCTATTCAGATGAAGGCGGGAACTGGAGGAGGGAAAGAGGCTTCCCATCCACCTGGCAAGATGCAAAAGAAATCCAAGAGAAGCCTGAAGAATGACGTGTCCCCACCTTTCCAACAGACGGACACATCAACTCCAGATTCTTTGTTAGATGCCTCAGGGTCTAAAGATGAGTATCGAACATTGAGGCGCAAGTATTTATTGCTGGAAGAAGAAAGCTTCTCCTTGGGGAGAGAATTGAGTGAGGTTGAAGCAGAAGTTAAGACCCTAGAAGATGAAAAATCTGCTCTTCTGGATCAGCTTGTTGTCCTAGAAGGTCTTATGGATGCTTCAGAAATTCAGGCCCCAGGAGGATTGTGA